The genomic stretch GTTCTAGCATAACGTTATCTATCTTGTAATACTAAGCTATCGAGGCTTTATTAGGATGGTAGCGAACATGTAATGCTAGACACAATAAGTAGCATACGTAGGGTGTAAGGACCATTGCTTCCATATCCCGAGATATAGGGATTAGTAATATGTAAAGTATGTTTTAAGAGAATGTACAGTTAAAATGAACTATAAGGTCGTCTTGCTGTATAAAATAGGTGAGAAGTGAACTTATGGTCATAAACTAGGGCTGGACAAACACCCATAACCCAACCCAACCCGCAAAAACCGAAATAAAAAAAGGAATTGGGCGGGTCCAAACGGCCCAACGGGTTCACCGGGTGATGAAACCGGGTTCAGTCGGATTTAAATGGGCGGACCCGGGTAGTAAAGACTGGACCGCAGGTACCCTGACCTGCCCAAATGACACACATGCTAAACTATGTCGTTTTGTACTTGGGTTACTACTCCCTCAACCCTCCTCTCTCATTCACTCTCGCTCAGTATTTCTCTCACCACAACTTGGAGAAACCCTAGCAGCTCCTCTTCACTCACCGCTCATCGTCACTCATCGCCACCATAACTCCACCCAAAAGAACATCGGCCTACCACCATTAACTCCACCTCGGCGAACACCACCACCAccactctcatctctttttttcACTGACTTTCACGACGAGCAACAACATTTGAACTTGTGGTCTGATCTTCTTTCTTCTATTGTTTGACTTTCGGTTCCAAGGTTTGTGAATTTTATTCAATTTCAGAGTTTTTTACTTTTAGGTTTTTTCTACTATTGTTCTACTTTCAAATTTCAAATAATCTATGCTGATTCTATTTTCTTTTTGTCTACAAGGTAAAGATTAAGGTTATTTGGACAAATGGTTATTTCAACAAAAGTAGATGGTTCATATATGATTTGTCGTATAAAATCTTGTTTGAACTGATGTGTTTATTTGGGTATATGGAGCATGGAAACAGTAGCAGTCAAAGAACTCAAAGAACCATAGAGCAAGATCCACTAAACTGTAAGTGTGTTCAACTTGTTTTATATTGTGTTTGAAATTTATAATTTGTCCTAAAAACCACGTACTTATCTCATCGATGGCAACAATATGTATTACCTAATGATGTTATTGATGTTATTGATGTTTGATTTGGATAGATGGATCAACGTCAAAGTAGCATGGAAAGAGTCTTAGAGCAAGAGCAATGCAATTGTAAGTGTATTTGACTTCGTGTCTTTGAAATGTATGCTAATTGGGACTGTATGTGTTGTACGCATATGAATTTGGGCTGAATTGTGACTGTTTTTAACTGATTTTCAAATTGATTTAAAATGAATTAGTAGTGTATGAGATTGTTTGAAATGTATGTTAATTGGGTTTGTTTGTATGTGTTGTATGCATATGAATTGGGACTGTTTTAAACTGATTCTCAAAGTGTAGATGAACAAGCCAGTAGATTTGATGAAGTTGTAGGATTTGAATACAGTTATTGGAATTATTTCATGCTAATGATCATTTTCTATGTCAAGAATATGTTGTATAGTTAATCCCATTTTTATCTCATTTAACCTGTTTAATTGTTCCAAAATTGTTGAACTTATATATTAATTTTCAATGTCAATTTCAATGTCAATTTAAATAATTTAGCATTTAATTTGTATTTTCAATTTCTGTTCTAAACTACATCAGCTACAACTTTAATAATATATATCACTGGGTTAACCAATACTTTTATATCTTTCCAATACTTTAATAATATATATCACTTATTTAGCCAATACTTTTATAGCTTTCCAATAACTATTTAGAATGACACTTATTTAATTAGGATGCTGAATATATTCTAAGAATTATTTTTGTTGTTAATCATTTTAATCATAGTTTTAGTAACAGTAGTGTTATTCTAAGAATTTATATTGTTATTGTTGTCTTTATGATTCTTATATGTCAATGCAGTGGTGTTCTAAGTACTGTTCTTGTTTTGGTGTGGTTATTGTTGTCTCTGTTCTGTCTCTTTACAATTCTTTTTTATGTATCAAGTATTATTACTCTCTTTACAAAGTTTTTATTGTTAGTCATAGTTTTAAATCTAGTGGTGTATGAATTGGAACCGTTATTTGTTGATTGGTAGTTCTTGATTGGCTCCTTCGTTATTTCAGTGACTGGTGAGCCTAATCAAAATCTACCAATTAATGAAGTAGGTTCAGCTATGCAACCTATAAAGAAGAGGAAATCTAGTGCAAGTGGTTCTAGGCAATCATCTGCTTGCTGGGAACATTTTATTAGATTACCCGATGACCTAGTTGATGCACCCACTGCAGCCTGCAAACACTGCCATAAAAAATACTTGTGTGACCCTAGGACTCACGACACCACTAATTTGAACCACCATATTTTAAAATGTTCTAAGAAGCCCCTTGTCGTGTCAACTGACTCCACACAAACTATTCTAACATACCCAAGTGTAGATGGTAAATTGGTTCAAGTTAGCTCTAGATTTGACAAGAAAGCTTGTAGAAGTGCTTTGTCAGTTTTTGTAGCTCTAGATGAGCAGCCATTTAGTGCAGTAGAGGGAGAAGGGTTTAAATTTTATTCCAAAGTAATGCAGCCCCAATTTACCATCCCATCTAGGCGAACAGTGTCTAGGGACTGTTTTCAGCTATACTTGGATGAAAAACAAAAGTTAAAGGCCTTTTTTAAGTCTGATTGCAATAGGGTAGCACTTACTACTGATTGCTGGACTTCTATACAAAATCTCAACTACTTGACCCTTACGGCACACTTTGTGGATAACAAATGGAAGTATCAAAAAATAATTATAAGCTTTACCGTAATTCCAAACCACAAAGGTGAAACTGTAGGTAGGAAGATTGAAGAAGTGTTAAGGGATTGGGGAATTAGGAATGTGTCAACCATAACTGTTGATAGTGCCACTTCAAATGATGTTGTTGTGACATATCTAAAGAGAAAAATAGCAAATATGAATGGGTTAATGGGGGATGGAGAGTGTTTTCATATGAGGTTTTCAGCTCACATTTTGAACTTGGTGGTAAATGAGGGTTTGAAAGATAAACATTTATCTGTAACTAGTGTTAGAGATGCTGTTAGATTTGTTAAGTCCTCACCTCATAGGGCAGCCAAGTTTAAAGAATGCATTGAATTTGCTAGAATAACTTGCAAAAAATTAGTATGTCTTGATGTTTCAACTCGTTGGAACGCGACATATTTAATGCTAGAGGCTGCGGAGAAGTTTCAACTCGCTTTTGAAAAGCTTGAGGATGAAGAGTCGAGCTATAGGGAGTTCTTTAGAAAAGGTAATCCCCCTAGTAATGATGATTGGGACATTGCTAGGGCTTTTAGCGCTTTCCTAAAGTTATTCTATGAAGCAACTAAGACTTTTTCCACCTCTCAAAATGTGAGTTTGCATACTTGTTTTCACCAAGTGTCTGCCATTTATGGTCAGTTAAAGCAAGCTACTTTGAACTTAAATGATTTTTTTACAAGTGTGGGTGGAGATATGATGGAAAAATATAATAGATATTGGGGAAGTCCTGATAAGATGAACAAGATGATATATTTTGGTATTATTCTTGATCCAAGATACAAGTTGAGTTACATTGAGTGGGCGTTTAAGGACATGTATGGAGTTGGATCAAAGTTTGGTAGTGACTTGGTAAAATCTATAAAAGAGAATTTACAAAAGTTGTATGATTGGTATAAGCAAGCTTATGACCAAGAACATAATTCCATACAGCCTCTCGGTAGTGGTGGAAATAATGTCTCCAATGATGAAACAAATGCATCTGCTGTCCGTTCATCACTTATGGTTAGAGCTGATGCTTTTGAGCAACATTTAGAGGAGCAAGACTCGATTGATCAACAAAATGAGCTTGAGGTGTATAATTCTAGTAAGTGTGTCAAAAGGGATCCTAACTTTAACATTCTTGTGTGATGGAAACGTAATTCAATCGAATATCCTATTTTATCTACAATGGCTAAAGATATTTTAGCCACACCAGTGTCTACTGTTGCTTCTGAAAGTGCTTTTAGCACAGGAGGGAGAGTCATAGAAACCTATAGCAGTTCTCTAACTGCTGAAATGGCCGAGGCTTTAATTTGCACCCAGAATTGGTTAAGGCCTTCTTTTACCTATTTCAAAGATATGAATCTCATGGAAGATTTTGAGCTTTTAGAAGATACTGTAACAGGTAAATTTATTACTGAATTTCTAATAAATATGATGTAATGTTGTATAATAATGACTTATTCaaaattgtttatttaattattttagaGTTTCAACAAATGTCTTTAGCAGCACAAGGAGTATCAGGTGTCTCATCATCACAGTCTCAGCCACAACCTTCGGGTTGTGCTTGAAATGGATGTATGTATATCATTATTTACTTATtactttattattatttttgttaacTAATGTTTATGTTGTCCAATTTTCCAGGTCAACTATGTTTTTTGATTTTTTGGAGTCATGCATgatctatatatatatatatatatatatatatatatatatatatatatatatatatatatatatatatcactacTCAATGGCCAAATGAAGAATATGTACTTATATTTTGTCTCTTGGATTTTGAAGAAAATAGCTAGGCTACTACGTAACAGAATCTGTCGAATTTTGCTTCAATTGCGTCGTTGCTAACAAAAAAAGATAGGTTAAGTATAACTTATTACATTATTGCATATTAAGTCAAATTATTATGTCCAATATGTAAAATTACAGTTGTATGTTCTTGCAGATTAACGATGTTGTTCTTGTCGATGACAACTCTATTGAAGTTGTTTTGTGGCTGTTCTAGTGGACTATTGAAATACCTGTTGATGGTGATTCTCCACCTGTTTTACTTCAAATTGAAATATTTCATTTGTTGAGATTTGTTTATTAATTATGTTTGAATTTCTCAACAGAAATTGATcattttattaattattaattatgTTTATTAATTATGTTTTAATTTAGGCACACCAGTGTCTATTGTTGCTTCTGAAAGTGCTTTTAGCACAGGAGGGAGAGTCATAGAAACATATAGGAGTTCTCTAACTGCTGAAATAGCCGAGGCTTTAATTTGCACTCAGAATTGGTTAAGGCCTTCTTTTAACTAATGTTTATGTTGTCCAATTTTTCAGGTCAACTatgatttttgattttttggAGTCATGCATGACCTATATATATGAGTTTCTGGCCAGTAAGTACCATTGATCTAACTTACTGAAGTGGTGAAACAGTTTATTATATCAAAGAGTTTTGTTCCCTCTCTTATGGAAACTAGTAAGTGATGAAACATTAATACTTTTTACACATCTCTTGGTTTTTCTCTTAACTAATAGACTTGGTAACAATGGTTATATGTAGGACTTTGGTTTGAAAATTCTTGTGAAGTTGGTGTCTTTTCAAAACTTACCAATGCTTATTGGTTGGTTGCCATTGGAGCCTGTGAAAGTTTCTATAGGTTTTATTTTGCTTTATATTTAAGTTTTTTCCCCATCACTCCATCCGTTTGGGAAGTGAAAGAAGAAGGTGAAGGCTCTGGAGCTGTTAAAGAAGAGACTGCCTAAACTGTTGTCGTCATTGAGCATTGGTATTTCACTCTTTTTATCGTTTTATCATTTTCTTGCTTTCGTTCTAATGCTTAAATGAAGGATTATTTGTTTTCTTGAGGTTTTCTTTTGACGAATGTATTGAGTTAATCTTTATCTGTTTGTTTTATGTTTGAAGTAGCTTGATGTAGTTTTGATTTGTAGTTATAACATATATTTTCTTTTGAAATGAAGCTTTTCTTTTTCTGAGATGAAACCCTAAATTTTAGGAATCAACTGAAAATGTGGTATTctgtattgtaggttggtatattttcttttgaaatgaagctttttgttttgagattgaaCCCTAATTTTTTTGGTATTCTGTATTGTTAGTGACCAGCGTGTGATAAATGGAAAATGGCTTGATTATTAATAAAAAACATTGTTTGCTTAATTGAAAATCTTGTCAATGTGTGTGCTATTTTGGCTAGTTTAAAGAATTTTTTGAAATAAGATTTTTTAACCTAGATTCTTGATACTGGAAAGATTTTAATAATTGCTAATAAATGGTGTTTTTTATTCTGAAATCATAATTGTAAATATTGTAACTGTGATTTGTTTAATTTGTTTTAGCACGCAATGCAAATATTTTAAGACGGGAGCTTCTCAGGTGAAGGAAGCTTTGGAGAGTAGCGAATCTGATGTTTTTGTGAAGCTGAACCCTGACAAGGTTTGTTTATATTTTGTTTAGTTTGCTCACTTAGCTGCAGTTTATTATGTCTTCTTTTTCAATGTGTTTATAAGGGGTTTTATTGTTTATTCTGCCATTGATTAGTGTAGACCGTTACATTATGTGTAAATGTATCTGAATGAAAAGATTAGTCAATAATGTAAGGTTTGCTTAAGATCTTCATCAACAATTTTCACAAGTTATGTTGAATAGTTGTAAGTAAGTCAACGACTCATTGTCATAGGTTACACAAGTGTACTCTATATGTTACTGCATATGCTAAAATAATTTCTTTCAGTCGTTTTCTACTACCACTTGTCAATGGTAATTATTGTTAGTCATGGTCATTTAGTGACTTCATAATTATTGAATTCAtatgatgttatctatgtttttaTTTACTGTTCTATTCTATTGGTTTCATTTGTTCAAGATGAATCTTTGAAGACAAAGCATTGAATCATTCAAAGTAAAGCTCATTAATTAATTATAGTTAGACTATTAGTGGATATTACTTTGAATTTGTCATAGTTGTAGTAATTTGTATATTGTAAGTTTTGAATATGTCATAGTTGTACTATATATTGTATCATCTTTAAAATGTCGATCTGAGTTTTGGCctattattaattttaatatgaTAAGAATAATTTTAGTTTCTAAACAAATACTCAAAATGTGTCATTGGGCTTAAAATGAATCAACCTAATAACCCGAATAAACCGTTTAAACTAACCCACATTCCGCACAAACCGAACTCGTCCAAACCGTGTTGATATTGGACGGAAATGGGCCTTCATATATAAACCGTGGGTTGGACTTGGTGAGGGTTTTGGGCCCAAAACCGCCCGGCCCGGCCCGTTGTCCAGCCCTCATAGTAACGACCTTGCTGAGATATTCTCTCTCACTTCTCTTTGTTGAATTATCTTTCTAGATGAGCGGACAACTGGCAGAGGTAAAGAAAATGTGACTTGAAGACTGCAACGGCTTATGTTATGTGTTATCTTTCGTTGCGTATGTATGCCATGTTATATTTTGTATGCACATTTGATGTGTCTCATGTATTTTCTTATACTTacactactacaaaatatacCTTTGGTAACACTAAATTACAACAGTCTGACAGTTAACTGTGGTAATACCTCATTTTTGGAcgcattttatttttttatatttacgAAAAAAACATTGCATTACATTCAAAACAATTAACTGTGATTATACATTTATGGAGTGAAATGATTCGAATCCCAGTTCCAACAATTATCTACTTTTTCGTTACAATGagtgtatatatatatatcaccaTGGTTGGTAATCTAAACCATTGTGAAAGGCATTACATTTTATCAAAATATTTGAATACAACCGTGGTGAAATTGTTTATCCATATATAAGAGAATTAACTCTCATTTCTTGACAGTATCGTCGTATCTCTCACAGCAAAACCCTAACACAcattttctctcttcttctttgTCATTAGCTTTCATATTCTACAGTTGTTTACCTTGAAAATCagtaaacaaccgctgatcttccaaatttctaaatttggttgCTTGCAtgatcgatcagattgatcctaggacatgtgctaattgtttTTGAAATGAAATGTGGTAGTAACGAATGCTCAATAATAAGCGTCAAACCAGAGTttgaaaactaataaaaaaggTGATGTGAACGAAAGAAATTTTAAAGGATTTACAAATGACTCAGTAAATGTTGAAAGTGCATGAATCTTAAAACTGTAAAGTAAGTGTTGAAAACAGGGAAAAAATAAGGAAATCTTAAAACTGCAAATGACAAAGTAAAAGGAGGGTGTTTGAAATGAAGAAGTAAAGAAGTATATTTCTGGAAAAAAAGTAAAGATAAATTTATATTGCTTTGAAATAACTAACAATGGTGTAGACAACGTACATTCTGTGCTTTACGATTATTCTTCACACGAATACTTGGTAAATTTACAGATTTTTATACATAATTTGACACACATttttctaacactaagaccctatatttataATGGATAGAAATAACCGTTTTGATGGTTCTTCAATCACGTTGAGACACATGGCACCTTGCATGCGTGCATTCATCCACTATGCTCCACGTGTGCTCCCCCAGTTTCTAATGAGGGCAAAGTTCCCTCccttatttgaattttgaatctttGATCGAAAACCATTTTCAACCGTTTCTCTAAAGAATCCCTCTAGAGTCTCAGCTGTATGCTTGATTCTTATTCACCTAGCCCAGTCGAATCACCTCCAGCTGGTCGAATACTACTTCCTGGTCGAAAACAGTTGTGCATATAATTTCCAATTTTTGTAATTCTTAATGGCCGTTGAAAATATGAGCCAACAAATTGCCCCCAAAAATGTTATTTTCGTCACGTGTGAGAAAAAGACATTTTTTGAGACCCTGCTTCGACGCCTCGATAACTCTGACTATGTGCCAATTGTCTCAATGTTAGTAGAACTTTTCAGTTTCTTCAACTTGTATGGTGACGTCAGGGTCATCATTGTCTTTTTCCTACCCACGTCTTTCCAACAAAGCTCTTAAGGGAACATGGGTCTCTGCCAAAAACACCTCCAACAGAACCAAAGCTCCAAAAAAGATCTCCAAACTTCCTCCATTCGCTGCAATGTCTGCTCCACTTGCGGTTGGCAACCGATAATACATACCAGAGCCTCACATAGAAGAACAACGCATAATTTACGCTTCTCAGGTAATTATTCCTGTTTCTGTTTCTGAAAAAACTTATGCATTATCTGGGCCCTTAGCTGATTTAGATACTGATGCTAGTAAGCTTAGAGAATTTTTCCCCTCTTACCACAAATGCAAACCCATAGGGCAGGCTAGAAACCCTAGAACTGAAACTACCTCCACTGAAAACCCTCAGGCTGGGGATACTATAGATCTGAGGTTTATGAATAATGGTTTTAGAGCCTTCCGTGCTACTCCCACCTTTAAAGATCCTACTGATTACCTAAACTGGTTAATCAAGGTAGAAAAACAGAAAGCCCAGGCTTGGAAAGACATATGAATATATGACCTGATTATGTTGTCGAAATTGAATCTAGATTACAGCACTCCCATGTTGATTTCCTCGTTGTACTTCTGGGACAGTACACATTATACCTTCCACCTTCCTTGTGGTATGGTCGCACCAACCCTCTTCGACATGGCCGCCATCACAGGGCTAAATCCCATTGGACACACTTATGATCCTGACATCGATTCTATGGATAACATCGCCTTTTCGACCACCAGAGTAGCGTACTCAACACACATTGCAAATTACCATGATAAAGATACTGACGTTGTCTCCGACGTGGAGCACGCAGCTTTTTTGGCTTTATGGTTGTCACATTTTGTTTTTTGTTCGAAATCCCTACAAGTTTCCAAAAAATATCTTACTCTGGCGAACCAACTGCACGCGGGGCACGATATCTGCCTAAGTGAGATGATCCTGGAAAGCCTTTATGAATCTTTGAGTGATGGAGTGGCTCAACTAAAGAATTTGGGGGATAAAGGGAACCTTCTTCTGTCTGGCCCTTTTTGGTTACTACAACTTTGGCTCAATGGCACTTTCAAGGCCAACCTGCCGAACAAAGGCCTCGTCGACGAGGATGCTGAGGGAATCCGAAACAGAAGGGTTGAAGGCCCTAGATTAGCTCAGCTGACCCCCCCAGGGATGAAGGACAAGCTTTCCAACTGACGTTCATGAGTTATATCATGATGTTTTCTATGAGTCGTGTCTTCACTTCGAGCATGGCCCCATTCGCCTTCAGGAAAGTTGGTCCTAAGTGGTTTACTAGGACATTTCCCTCTCCATCTAAGAAATAGGAGACATAATCCTTGCTGAGTTGGGAAACCTTTTTGACTCCCAGGATTCTAACCCTTCGATTCAACCCTTCGAAGGTTCAGGTTACTTTGATAACCTACTAACCCAACCTCGTCGCTCGACAATTTGGGTTAGTTCAGGTCCTCCCAAAGTGCTTGTATGACAAGAAAGGTAATCTTCTTCTCCACAATGCAGTCCATACCGAAACTACTGCTCTCAAACAAATAGCCAGATATACTGGTAGAACCCAGCTTACTCTATTCAACTTCGAGCCCAACTTCCTCTGGAGTCGAGTTTGGGAAGTGGTGAGCTAAGTACTACGTCGAACAATTATGTGATGTCACCTCCTTTATTCAACTATTTGACAAAGCTTTTATTCTTGTGCAGGAAAGGCACTTATACACTTATAAGAGAAATTCAAGCTTTTCAAAGCTATTTTGAAACTGTCTATCGGCCTGATGATCTTAGTTGAACCATCCGCGAAGGAGCTGTCACACTTAAAGAgaaattttcaaagaaaatggaaaacTTAAAAATTCCCTCATACGTTCCTCATGAGAAACGCTATGAAATGGATCTTGAATTGTTTCACCCAAAGTTTCctctatagcggtaaattcatgaccattaagctatgaataaacttaacctcaattaaaccagagtcgccaccgcgcttttattgttaccaaaggaaaagggaaaagtacaaacaaaacccaaagataataagttttcaaatcaaaactaataaaattatagagatt from Lathyrus oleraceus cultivar Zhongwan6 chromosome 7, CAAS_Psat_ZW6_1.0, whole genome shotgun sequence encodes the following:
- the LOC127104228 gene encoding zinc finger BED domain-containing protein RICESLEEPER 2-like, with translation MQPIKKRKSSASGSRQSSACWEHFIRLPDDLVDAPTAACKHCHKKYLCDPRTHDTTNLNHHILKCSKKPLVVSTDSTQTILTYPSVDGKLVQVSSRFDKKACRSALSVFVALDEQPFSAVEGEGFKFYSKVMQPQFTIPSRRTVSRDCFQLYLDEKQKLKAFFKSDCNRVALTTDCWTSIQNLNYLTLTAHFVDNKWKYQKIIISFTVIPNHKGETVGRKIEEVLRDWGIRNVSTITVDSATSNDVVVTYLKRKIANMNGLMGDGECFHMRFSAHILNLVVNEGLKDKHLSVTSVRDAVRFVKSSPHRAAKFKECIEFARITCKKLVCLDVSTRWNATYLMLEAAEKFQLAFEKLEDEESSYREFFRKGNPPSNDDWDIARAFSAFLKLFYEATKTFSTSQNVSLHTCFHQVSAIYGQLKQATLNLNDFFTSVGGDMMEKYNRYWGSPDKMNKMIYFGIILDPRYKLSYIEWAFKDMYGVGSKFGSDLVKSIKENLQKLYDWYKQAYDQEHNSIQPLGSGGNNVSNDETNASAVRSSLMVRADAFEQHLEEQDSIDQQNELEVYNSSKCVKRDPNFNILV